Proteins encoded together in one Kitasatospora albolonga window:
- a CDS encoding ABC transporter substrate-binding protein, whose translation MLTVLAAACGKDGSPPVKGPAPEALPVYQVNQGFDLPASPTWRKAERRGYLVVGAKEDQPYLGEKDPAGGVYSGFDIEIARMLAASLGFEPDTIRFRTIASANRETALQNGQIDYYVGTYTINDMRKKLVGFAGPYYMAGQGLLVRTDEDDIKGPQDLDGRTVCSAAGSTPYQRIAEDYPKAVLVAYDTYSICVDNLLTYQVDAVTTDDAILLGFAAKAPDEMKVVGKPFSEEPYGIGVPRNDNALRAALNDALEANEKNGNWKKAFEATLGRSGVPAPTPPPIDRYPAN comes from the coding sequence CTGCTCACCGTGCTCGCCGCCGCCTGCGGCAAGGACGGCAGCCCGCCGGTCAAGGGCCCGGCGCCCGAGGCGCTGCCCGTCTACCAGGTGAACCAGGGCTTCGACCTGCCCGCGTCGCCCACCTGGCGGAAGGCGGAGCGGCGCGGCTATCTGGTCGTCGGTGCCAAGGAGGACCAGCCCTATCTGGGCGAGAAGGACCCGGCCGGCGGCGTCTACTCCGGCTTCGACATCGAGATCGCCCGGATGCTGGCGGCCTCGCTCGGCTTCGAACCGGACACCATCCGCTTCCGGACCATCGCCTCCGCCAACCGTGAGACCGCCCTCCAGAACGGTCAGATCGACTACTACGTCGGCACCTACACCATCAACGACATGCGCAAGAAGCTCGTCGGCTTCGCCGGGCCCTACTACATGGCCGGTCAGGGACTCCTGGTCCGCACCGACGAGGACGACATCAAGGGCCCCCAGGACCTGGACGGCAGGACGGTCTGCTCGGCGGCCGGGTCGACGCCCTACCAGCGGATCGCCGAGGACTACCCCAAGGCGGTGCTCGTCGCCTACGACACGTACTCGATCTGCGTCGACAACCTGCTGACGTACCAGGTCGACGCCGTCACCACCGACGACGCGATCCTGCTGGGCTTCGCGGCCAAGGCGCCCGACGAGATGAAGGTGGTCGGCAAGCCCTTCTCCGAGGAGCCGTACGGCATCGGCGTCCCCCGCAACGACAACGCGCTGCGGGCCGCGCTCAACGACGCGCTGGAGGCCAACGAGAAGAACGGCAACTGGAAGAAGGCGTTCGAAGCGACGCTGGGGCGCTCCGGCGTGCCCGCGCCGACCCCGCCGCCCATCGACCGCTACCCGGCGAACTGA
- a CDS encoding amino acid ABC transporter permease: MDVLTDNFSLYGEGFLGTVELTVYSSALALALGFVMASFRVAPVGSLRVLGTVWVTVLRNTPLTLLFFAVLLGLPRFGLVLPFQLFAVLALGCYTSAFICEVLRSGINTVPTGQGEAARTLGMSFGQTLGNVVLPQAFRSVIPPIGSTLIALAKNSAIAGAFSVTELLGTYRTLNELGYSIIWTFIWIAVGYLIITLTISALFHVMEKRWGVAR, translated from the coding sequence ATGGATGTACTGACCGACAACTTCTCCCTCTACGGAGAGGGCTTCCTCGGCACCGTCGAGCTGACCGTCTACTCCTCGGCCCTGGCCCTCGCCCTCGGCTTCGTCATGGCCTCCTTCCGGGTCGCCCCCGTCGGCTCCCTGCGGGTGCTGGGCACCGTCTGGGTGACCGTGCTCCGCAACACCCCGCTGACGCTGCTGTTCTTCGCGGTCCTCCTCGGACTGCCCCGCTTCGGCCTCGTCCTGCCCTTCCAGCTCTTCGCCGTCCTGGCGCTCGGCTGCTACACCTCCGCGTTCATCTGCGAGGTGCTGCGCTCCGGCATCAACACCGTGCCCACCGGGCAGGGCGAGGCCGCCCGCACGCTCGGGATGAGCTTCGGCCAGACCCTGGGCAACGTCGTCCTGCCACAGGCGTTCCGCTCGGTGATCCCGCCCATCGGCTCGACCCTGATCGCGCTGGCCAAGAACTCCGCGATCGCCGGGGCGTTCAGCGTCACCGAACTGCTCGGCACCTACCGGACGCTCAACGAGCTGGGCTACAGCATCATCTGGACGTTCATCTGGATCGCCGTCGGCTACCTGATCATCACCCTCACCATCAGCGCGCTCTTCCATGTGATGGAGAAGCGCTGGGGAGTCGCACGATGA